A stretch of DNA from Deltaproteobacteria bacterium:
TAGTTTTGTGCATGATAAAGGTCTAATCTCATCAGGAGGTTTGTCATGAAATGGACAGGTATGTATCTTCTTGGTTATGTTATCTTGATGGGTGGCCTTCTCGCCGCGCTCTGGAAAATGGGTGTTCTGGCCAGCATCGGTGCGACATGGACCTTGATCGGAGTGGTGATCGCGATCGGTATTGGCATCATGCTCGCAGTCTCCAGTAGTGGCAGCAAAGGAAATATCAAAATCGACCGGAAGTGAGCGAAAACACAGGTTCGACGCACGGGAATCGGAGGGCTACTCCGACATCAAGCAGCTTCGGAGACTTATAGGAGACACTTCTAATTAAATATTCACGGATAATAGTAAAACCGTCCCTTTTTCCTCCATAGCAAATGTTGCTTTGCAAGATATGAGCCCTTTTCCCTGCTCGAATTAAGAAAGCGCGATGATAGATAAAAAGGAAATTAAGAAAATCGCCAAAGCTCGGCTTAAGGATGCTGAGGTGCTTGCTGCTTCTCGGAGGTATGAGGGGGCGATCTATCTTTGCGGCTATGAGGTAGAGCTTGGATTAAAGGCTCGTATCTGCAGGACACTGAAATGGCCGGGATTTCCTTCAACCAATAAAGAGTTTAAAGAGTATCTTAGCTTTAAAACTCATAATCTTGATGTGTTGTTACACCTTACAGGAATAGAGGATCGTATTAAAACAAATCTTTTTGCAGAATGGTCTGCTGTTGCAGTGTGGGATCCAGAATCAAGGTATAACCCCATAGGTAACGCATCTTCATCTGACGCACATTTAATGATTTCGTCTGCTACTTCACTGTTGGCAAAGCTATGAAAGAAACAGTAGAAATACTAAAACAACAAGAAGAAATTATGGCCAAAGAAAAAGGGCCATTTGATCTTTTTGCGCTTTTTCTTAGAGAAGATGCTCCCGGGAAGTGGGATCTTGTTGTTGCCGCCGTGTGGATTGAGAAGGACAAAGAAACGGCCCTCAAATACATCGCCAGTACATTACAAAAAACATTGTCAAAGGAACAATTGTTGAAGCTGTCACGCATAGCAATCATCGATGAAAGTAACCCGGCTTTAGAGGTATTTCAAAGAGCTATGCACGTCGAACACGGAGTAGCAGAAATCCAAGATAGCAATTTTTTTGGTCTGCAAATAAAGCATATGTATTTAATCACATCGCGAAGGCGTACGAATAGTGCACCTAACAATGCCATCGACACGGCCAGATAGAAACATCGCTCCTATATGCAGGTTATCGCCGGTGTTGCTCTCTTTCAAATCGTGATCAGTGGCACTGCACAAACCAAGCATCCTTTCTTTGTAGGCAGCATCAACAACCGCCCATCTTTGCTGACATCTTGTATTCGTTATTGAGCCCGCTCATAAAACATTTCACGGAATGATCGAAAAAAAGCAGAACTCTGACTTTAATTATGGTACAAATATTGGGGAAGGTCACAACTGTATGCCGGCAAGAAAAAGGAAAGGAAGCAGAAAATGAGGTCGACCGATAAACAGCACCGTTCTATTCTACAGAGAATCGCCCAGAGAGTGATGCTTGAGAAAAGATTGCTCCCTAACTTTTCTGGTGATGCACTCGCTGAACTTGACAAGATCCATGCTCCTGCAACAATTGACAGTGAACAGGTTCGTGACCATAGGAATCTTTTATGGGCTTCAATTGATAATGATGATTCACGTGACTTGGATCAGCTTACTGTTGCCGAGGCGATGCACGGAGATGAAGTAAAGGTTCTTGTTGCAGTGGCTGATGTCGACTCGATCGTTAAGAGCAGGTCAGCGATTGATGATCATGCACAACACAATACAACCTCTGTATATACAGCCGCTGAGATATTCCCGATGCTTCCCGAAAAACTTTCTACCGATCTCACATCATTGAATTTTAATGAGGATCGACCGGCAATTGTCATCGAAATGGTGATTGGTTTAGACGGTTCTCTGAAAGCGTCGGATATCTATAGGGCCCATGTCCGCAATCATGCAAAACTCGCGTATAATAGTGTTGCAGCGTGGCTGGAAGGGAAAGAAATTGTGTCTGAGGCTATTACTGCCGTAAATGGACTTGCCGAGAATTTGCGCATGCAGGATAGGGTGGCACAAAGCATGAAAAGTCTCCGGCACACTCACGGAGCGCTTAGTCTTGAAACTGTTGAGGTGAGACCGATATTTGAAGGCGATGAACTTCGTGACCTCGAAGTAGAAAAAAAGAACCGCGCCAAGGACATTATTGAGAATTTTATGATAGCGGCCAATGGCGTGACCGCTCGGTATCTTTCATCAAGAAAATTGCCTTCCCTTCGCCGTGTGGTTCGCACTCCGAAACGATGGGACCGAATTGTCGATCTTGCTGAGGAACGTGGGTTTAAGCTTCCTCATGATCCGGATGCAAAAGTGCTGGATGAGTTTTTGATGAAAGAGAAAGAAACCGATCCACTAAGATTTCCTGACCTCTCACTCGCAATTATCAAGCTGATGGGAGCCGGTGAATACGTTGCAGAAATTCCGGGAAATACCATCTCTCCGGGACACTTCGGTCTTGCCGTCAGAGACTACACTCATGCTACGGCCCCTAATCGTCGGTATATCGATCTTATCACACAACGCTTATTGAAGACGGCCATAGAAGAAGAAACTCTGCCATATAGCAATAATGAACTGGAAGTTCTGGCTAAACATTGCACAGAGGGAGAAGATGCTGCCAAAAGAGTGGAACGACAGGTCAGCAAATCGGCTGCAGCAATTCTTTTAGAATCAAGAATTGGTGAACGTTTCGATGCAATTGTAACCGGTGCGGCCCCTAAGGGCACGTGGGTCCGTATTCTTCATCCTCCCATTGAAGGAAAACTGGTACAGGGTTTCAATAGTGTTGATGTGGGTCACAGGATTCGAGTGCGGCTGATTCACACCGATGTTGAGCAGGGGTTCATAGATTTCAAGAGAATTGGCTGATCAATTCATCGGATGTCAGGTTTAGGAAACATCAATTTTATATGCCAAATAGTCTATTATGGATTTTTGAATATCCAATGATCCATCAGAAGTGCTGCGGTAATCCCTACCACAAAACCATTCCCGAGAACAGGCCGCAAGACTGACGGAAAGCTATAAAGGAAGTCTGCCGGCAGGAAGGCGATGATCGTGGCCAGCATTAACGGTAATCCTATGACGAGCCCGTCTTTGAACTGGAATTCCTTGATCGATTCAAAGGCCACCATCAAACCTGTCGCTATTTGCGACGAAAGGATATAGATCAGAATCGCTCCAATAACAATGGAAGGGACACTGGCAATAAAACCGATCGCTGCCGGAGAAAATGACAACAAAAGAAGCAGAATAGCGGTTGGCATCATTGTAATCCGGGATGCACAGCCGGTGGCAACGATAACACCCGGACTCAGAGAAAAATTTACCGGTCCGATCACCCCAAGAAAACCGGCCATGATATTAGACAGTCCTGTGATCAGGATACCGCGGTTAATCCGCCCGCCTGTATCCGCAGGTTTCAACAGTTCATTCATGGACTGGATTGAGCCCAGGTCGTTGACAAATAATGCCAGAAAGCAAAACAGAAATGAGATCATGACTCCCGCATTAAAAGACAGCCCTGAAGTCATGTGTTTGAAGAAACCGGATACCGGGCTGGCGTATGCGATGTGCTCTGTCCTGAAGGTCTCCGGAAATATCATGAACCATACGAGACTTCCCGCAATCATGGCCCAGATGATCAGGGTGGATTTCCAGACCCCGGTGAGAAATCTATGAGCAGCAAACATGCTGAACACCAGGACCAGAGAAAAGATGATATGAGCCAGGGGTCCCGCCTTGACTACACCGGATGTAATCAGGTTCACTATGGTCGGCGCCAGCGTAAAGGCAATCAGAATAAGGACAACGGCTACCACTCTGGGGCTAAAGAACTTCTTCAAGCGACCGAGCAGGCCAGTCACGCTGGCAATGGCAAGAATCAGCCCTCCACAGAGGATGGAGGAATAAATCGTATCGGCATGGTGTCCGGCACTAGTGATGATCCCGATAAGCAGGATTGTCGATGGACCTACAATCAGCGGCATTCGGTGTCCCAACATAAGCTGTGCCAGAAGAGCAACCGCCATGACGAACGTTAGCTTTTGTAAATAGACCATCTGGTCGCCGATGGCGGCAAAATGGAATTCTCCCGTGATTTTCCCGATGACAATAATGATCGGGATGGTTACGGCAAACCACTGAAGACCATAAAGAATGGTTTCCAAAAGGGGAGGCCGCTCATCAAGTCCGTATTTAAATTGCATTCAGGGACATCCTTTTTATAATAGTTGAACATACATGATATGATGTGGATAATCAAAGGGTTTAGGTTGTTTAATTATTTTCAAAGTATCAGATGTGTTCGTTAATATTCACTATGGTAAGAGGGGAATTCACCAAGGATGAAGGGGAAGACGATGGCAACAAAGCTACACTGGACTATGCCGAATTGGCACATTGACGATGATTTGGCAGTGGGTTTGAGGCTCTTGGAAAAGAGGGACACACAAACAAAAATAGGGGCTACCATAAATTGATAACCACT
This window harbors:
- a CDS encoding RNB domain-containing ribonuclease — its product is MRSTDKQHRSILQRIAQRVMLEKRLLPNFSGDALAELDKIHAPATIDSEQVRDHRNLLWASIDNDDSRDLDQLTVAEAMHGDEVKVLVAVADVDSIVKSRSAIDDHAQHNTTSVYTAAEIFPMLPEKLSTDLTSLNFNEDRPAIVIEMVIGLDGSLKASDIYRAHVRNHAKLAYNSVAAWLEGKEIVSEAITAVNGLAENLRMQDRVAQSMKSLRHTHGALSLETVEVRPIFEGDELRDLEVEKKNRAKDIIENFMIAANGVTARYLSSRKLPSLRRVVRTPKRWDRIVDLAEERGFKLPHDPDAKVLDEFLMKEKETDPLRFPDLSLAIIKLMGAGEYVAEIPGNTISPGHFGLAVRDYTHATAPNRRYIDLITQRLLKTAIEEETLPYSNNELEVLAKHCTEGEDAAKRVERQVSKSAAAILLESRIGERFDAIVTGAAPKGTWVRILHPPIEGKLVQGFNSVDVGHRIRVRLIHTDVEQGFIDFKRIG
- a CDS encoding HEPN domain-containing protein; translation: MIDKKEIKKIAKARLKDAEVLAASRRYEGAIYLCGYEVELGLKARICRTLKWPGFPSTNKEFKEYLSFKTHNLDVLLHLTGIEDRIKTNLFAEWSAVAVWDPESRYNPIGNASSSDAHLMISSATSLLAKL
- a CDS encoding purine/pyrimidine permease, translated to MQFKYGLDERPPLLETILYGLQWFAVTIPIIIVIGKITGEFHFAAIGDQMVYLQKLTFVMAVALLAQLMLGHRMPLIVGPSTILLIGIITSAGHHADTIYSSILCGGLILAIASVTGLLGRLKKFFSPRVVAVVLILIAFTLAPTIVNLITSGVVKAGPLAHIIFSLVLVFSMFAAHRFLTGVWKSTLIIWAMIAGSLVWFMIFPETFRTEHIAYASPVSGFFKHMTSGLSFNAGVMISFLFCFLALFVNDLGSIQSMNELLKPADTGGRINRGILITGLSNIMAGFLGVIGPVNFSLSPGVIVATGCASRITMMPTAILLLLLSFSPAAIGFIASVPSIVIGAILIYILSSQIATGLMVAFESIKEFQFKDGLVIGLPLMLATIIAFLPADFLYSFPSVLRPVLGNGFVVGITAALLMDHWIFKNP